DNA from Leucobacter aridicollis:
TCGCTCGCTAGTCGAAGCGCTCGGCGACGCGCTCGAAACGCTGCCGGCTGCGCAGCGCGAGACCTGGCTGCTCAGGGAGGTCGGCGAACTGAGCTACGACGATATCGCGGGTGAGCTCGGGCTGCCGCTCGCGACCGTGCGCGGACTGCTCGCGCGCGCACGAAAAGCCCTCATAGTGCGAATGGAGCAGTGGCGATGACGGCAGAGACACCGACGGAACGCGCGGACGCGGGCGAGGAGACCGCCGAGCAGCGACTGGAGCGTGACGCGCTCGACCGCCTCAGCGAGCTCGTCCCCGCGCTGCTCGAACGAGACGCACAGGCGGAGGGCGCCGTCGACGAGTCGTGGGTGCGCGGAGTGCTCGCCGGCATTCGGCTCGATGCGCGGGCCGGCAGGCGGATCCCGATCGAGGCAGGCGAGCGCGCAGACCTCGGCATCACCGAGGGTGCCGTGCGCGGCATCATCCGCGCCTGCGAGGACCGCGTGCCGGGGGCGCTCATCGGCCGGTGTCAGCTCGACGGCGACGTGACCGAGCCTGGCGCCCCCATCCGCGTGGAGGTGGACGTGAGCGCGCTGTACGGGGCGCCGATCGTGCCCCTCGCCGAGCGGCTCCGCGCCGAGATCGGCCAGGCGCTCGCAGCGCATACGCCGCTTGCCGTCGCCGCGATTGATATCTCGGTCAGGGACGTGCAGCTGCCCGGCCCTGCCAGCCTTGCCCACCCCGAAGCGACAGGAGGCTCCGCGTCATGACCTCGCGCACCGACGTCTCGGCTCTCGCCGAGCAGCTTGAGGACGCGCTCGCCGCGGTCCCGGGCATCACCGACCTCTACCGCCCAGGGCGCGGCGGGGCGGTAGCCGCCGCCGCACGCGGCGCCACCGGAGACCGCCGTGGAACGCGCCTCCGAGTGACCGAAGAGACCGGCGGGCGGCTCCACATAGACGTCGGGATTGGCGTCGCGGGCCACACCCCGGCGCCCGAGGTGGCTCGGGCCGCGCAGCGCGCGCTCACAGCCCACCTCGACAAACTGGAGATTGCGCCGGTGACCGTGCGGGTCACCGTGCTGCGCGTCGGGTGAGCGGGCTCACAGTCTCAGGCGTCGCCGCCGGGCCGTGACTACCGGACGACGTCGAGGCCCGTCGCCTCGGCCGCCTCGTCGAGCGAGCCCAGGTTCGTCGCGTTCGCGAACCCAGCGGCGCGCATGCGGGCCGCGGCCTGGCCGGACCGGTTGCCGGAGCGGCAATAGAGCAGGTACGTGGCGGCCGGGTCGAGGCCGGGGATCGCCTGCTCGATCTCGCCACCGTTGAAATCGAGGAGGCGGGCGCCCCGGAGATGTCCGGCCGCGAACTCGGCCGCGGTGCGGGTGTCGATGAGGATCGGATCGGCGGCGCCTGTCACAGGCTCGTTGCCGGGGATGGCGCTCCACGCCAGGTAGCTGCCCTCGAGCTCGGCAACGTCGTAGCCCTCGCGCCTGAGGGCGCTCGCCGCAACGCTGTTGCGCACCCCGCTCTGGCAGTACGTGACGATGGTGCCCGCGCCCTTCGGGGGCAGCTCGGCGAGGTTCCAGAGCAGTCGGCCGCCCGACAGCTGCGCCGCGCCCGGGAGGTGGCCGTCGGCGTACTCAGTCTTGTTGCGGACGTCGAGCAGGATCGCGTGATCGTGGTCCGCGAGCTCGGCTGGGGAGACCGTCGCGGGTCGCACCAGGTCGAGGCCCGACAGCGACGAGATGAACCCGGTCACCGTGTCGATCCCGACGCGGACGAGGTGATCTCGCAGCTCGGTCGCCTCGTCGAGGTCCGCGGCGAGCAGCACGAGCGGGCGGGTGTCGACCTCGGGGTTGACCACCCAGGCGCCGTAGCTCGCGGCCTTCGCGACTCCCGGCACGTTGAGTGAGCGCTCGACGGTGCCGGCATGGACCGCGTGGTTGTCGCGGGTGTCGACGAAGATGACGCTGTCGCTCGCGAGCGCCGCCGTGAGGTCGGCCGCCGAGTACTCGGTGAGCTCGGGGGCCGCGCCGAGCACGGCCGGGCCGAGCTTGTTCTGCGACTTCATCCGGCCGAAGTAGGCGTGCGCGTCGGGCTGGCCGCTCAGCAGCTCATCGACGAACCCCTGCTTGTCGTTGGTGCGAAGATACCGGCTCCACCACGAGAAGTTCCGCTCGTACCCGACCGTCGTCGACGGGACCGACCCGAGGGCCTTGCCGCAGGCCGAGCCGGCGCCGTGTGCGGGGAGCACCTGCACGTAGTCGGGGAGTGTCAGGAAGCGATCTCGGAGGCTCTCGAAGAGATCCTCGGCGCCCGCGAACCTCGTGTCGACGCCACCCGCCGCCTCGTCGAGCAGATCGGGCCTGCCGAGGTCGCCGACGAACACGAAGTCTCCGGTGAGCATGAACCCCGGCTCGGTCGACTGTGCGCCGTCGGTCACCAGAAACGAGAGGTGCTCGGGCGTGTGACCCGGCGTGTGCACCGCCTCGACCGTGATGTTGCCGAGCGTGATCCCGTGGCCGTGCCGCATCCGCACGGCGTCGTCGAAGCCCGCGCCGTAGGTCCAGTCCGGGCCACCCTCGTCCGAAACGTACATCGTCGCGCCGGTGCGGGCCGCGAGTTCGCGGGTGCCCGAGAGGTAGTCGGCGTGGATGTGCGTCTCGGTGACGCCGGTGATCGTCATGCCGTGCCGTGCGGCAAGCTCGAGGTACACGTCGAGGTCGCGGCGGGGGTCGACGACGACCGCCTCGCCCTTCGCCTGGCAGCCGATGAAGTAGCTTGCCTGGGCGAGGTCTTCGTCATAGATGCGTTCGAGCAGCATGGGTCACTCTTTCTTCTGCGTGGGGCCGTTTTGGGGAGCGGGAGCGGTGCTAGTTGCAGCTGCAGCGGTCGGCGACCGCCACGCCCTCAAGCGCCTGCTCGATGTGTTCGCCGCAGCCGGCCCAGGTCGGCTTGTTGCAGTTGCTGCAGGTGACTCGTGCGCACATAGTGAATTCCTTCGTGGTGTTGATGTGTTGGTGTGTGGGAGTTGCTGGTGCCGCGGCGCCGCTGGTCTCGCGTGCGGCCGCTAGGCGGACGCCGGCGCTGATCCTGACCCGGCGGTGGCCCCGGCCGCGGCGAGCTGCCTGCGTACGTCGTCCATGTCGAGGTCGCGCGCGCCCTGGATGAGGTGCTCAAGCTGCTGAGCGGGGAGGGCGCCTGCCTGCGAGAACACGAGGATGCCGTCGCGGAACACCATGAGCGTCGGGATCGACGTGATCTGGAACTCGGCGGAGAGCGCCTGCTCGGCCTCCGTGTCGACCTTTCCGAAGGTGATGTCCGGGTGCGTCTCGGACGCCTGCTCGAACACCGGCGCGAACGAGCGGCACGGACCGCACCAGGCGGCCCAGAAGTCGACGAAGACGATGCCGCCCGCTTCGACAGTGGGAACGAAGGTGTCGACGGTGAGGTTTGTCGTGGCCATGGCTCAGACCTTTCTTGCTGGATGGGGAGGAACGGTTAGCGACCGAAGAGCCGCGCGAAGAAGCCCGGCCCACGGGCGGCCTGCGCCGCGTCGATCTGGGCTTGGGTGTGCTTGCCGTTGCACCAGTCCGACGGCGGAACGCTCATCTTGACCATCTCGACGTGCTGACCGCAGCCTGCCCAGGTTGTCTTGCTGCAGGTGCGGCATTTCGTCGGTCGGCACATGTGAGGTCTCCTTCGTGGGCTGAGCCCGGTTCGCGGTGGCTTATACCCCCGGGGGTATCTTGGTTGTGCGCATAACTATACCCTATGGGGTATCCTGGTGGTCAAGTTCGATCCTGAGAGAGGGCCTGCAATGTCAGAGGTAGAGAGCACCGAGACGCACGAGCGCGAGGATGCCGGCGCCGGCGCCGGGAGCGCGAGCCCGGAGGCGAAACGCAAGATCGTGAACCGGCTGCGCCGCGCGCACGGTCAGCTCGCCGCGGTGATTGAGGCCGTTGAGGGGGAGGCGCATTGCCGCGACGTCGTCCAACAGCTCTCGGCGGTCACCAAGGCGCTCGACCGTGCGGGCTTCCTGGTCATCTCGACCGCGCTCCAGGAGTGCCTCGCCGACCCCGACAATGAGGACTCGGCGAAGCCCGAAGAGCTCGAGAAGCTGTTCCTGTCGCTCGCGTAGGGGCGACGCAGTCTTGAGGGCATTGGGGGACTGCTGCTCTGTGGCACGCGCCCGCGGCAATAGCACTGCATGAGCGCGTCGTCCGCTTGGGCGCGATCGGTGCGCGCTGAGCGCCGGACTGGTGAAGAGTACGCCCTGCTCAACTGCCCGGCTGGCCCCGTCGCTGAGTGACGTGGTCGGCCTCAACGTTGGCGTCTTCGGCGCTGAGGTGGCGCAGCAGGTGGGGTATTCCGGCGAGGAGCTTCTGGGTAGCTTGCTAGGCGCCCGAAGTCGTCCGGCTCGCAAGTACCCGGCGGTCAACAGCGCAATAGCCTCAC
Protein-coding regions in this window:
- a CDS encoding Asp23/Gls24 family envelope stress response protein gives rise to the protein MTAETPTERADAGEETAEQRLERDALDRLSELVPALLERDAQAEGAVDESWVRGVLAGIRLDARAGRRIPIEAGERADLGITEGAVRGIIRACEDRVPGALIGRCQLDGDVTEPGAPIRVEVDVSALYGAPIVPLAERLRAEIGQALAAHTPLAVAAIDISVRDVQLPGPASLAHPEATGGSAS
- a CDS encoding MBL fold metallo-hydrolase, which gives rise to MLLERIYDEDLAQASYFIGCQAKGEAVVVDPRRDLDVYLELAARHGMTITGVTETHIHADYLSGTRELAARTGATMYVSDEGGPDWTYGAGFDDAVRMRHGHGITLGNITVEAVHTPGHTPEHLSFLVTDGAQSTEPGFMLTGDFVFVGDLGRPDLLDEAAGGVDTRFAGAEDLFESLRDRFLTLPDYVQVLPAHGAGSACGKALGSVPSTTVGYERNFSWWSRYLRTNDKQGFVDELLSGQPDAHAYFGRMKSQNKLGPAVLGAAPELTEYSAADLTAALASDSVIFVDTRDNHAVHAGTVERSLNVPGVAKAASYGAWVVNPEVDTRPLVLLAADLDEATELRDHLVRVGIDTVTGFISSLSGLDLVRPATVSPAELADHDHAILLDVRNKTEYADGHLPGAAQLSGGRLLWNLAELPPKGAGTIVTYCQSGVRNSVAASALRREGYDVAELEGSYLAWSAIPGNEPVTGAADPILIDTRTAAEFAAGHLRGARLLDFNGGEIEQAIPGLDPAATYLLYCRSGNRSGQAAARMRAAGFANATNLGSLDEAAEATGLDVVR
- the trxA gene encoding thioredoxin: MATTNLTVDTFVPTVEAGGIVFVDFWAAWCGPCRSFAPVFEQASETHPDITFGKVDTEAEQALSAEFQITSIPTLMVFRDGILVFSQAGALPAQQLEHLIQGARDLDMDDVRRQLAAAGATAGSGSAPASA
- a CDS encoding metal-sensitive transcriptional regulator — translated: MSEVESTETHEREDAGAGAGSASPEAKRKIVNRLRRAHGQLAAVIEAVEGEAHCRDVVQQLSAVTKALDRAGFLVISTALQECLADPDNEDSAKPEELEKLFLSLA